A window from Sulfoacidibacillus ferrooxidans encodes these proteins:
- the paaD gene encoding 1,2-phenylacetyl-CoA epoxidase subunit PaaD, whose translation MLNRVDDQNHNDEGCKWTETLDEQIVRCLQEIKDPEMPTISLIELGMVHQVHQENGHVEIDLIPTFMGCPALDFIRRDVETKLAKIDGVRTVTVRFIMDIPWTTDRMSEQGLLQLHQFGIAAPPAEFSSATVPHCVYCGSEQTHVVSLFGPTACRAIYYCTHCKQPFEGMKFV comes from the coding sequence ATGCTAAATCGAGTTGATGATCAAAATCACAATGATGAAGGATGTAAGTGGACTGAAACATTAGATGAGCAAATTGTACGATGCTTACAGGAGATAAAAGATCCTGAAATGCCAACGATTAGTTTAATTGAATTAGGAATGGTGCATCAAGTTCACCAAGAAAATGGCCATGTAGAGATCGACCTGATTCCCACTTTTATGGGATGCCCTGCTCTCGACTTCATTCGTAGAGATGTAGAGACAAAACTAGCAAAAATAGACGGCGTACGAACGGTGACTGTTCGATTTATCATGGATATTCCGTGGACGACAGATCGAATGTCTGAGCAAGGACTTTTACAATTACACCAATTTGGCATTGCTGCACCCCCTGCCGAATTTTCTAGTGCAACAGTTCCACATTGCGTTTATTGTGGTTCAGAGCAAACACATGTCGTCAGTTTATTTGGTCCCACTGCTTGCCGTGCAATTTATTACTGCACTCATTGTAAACAGCCTTTTGAAGGGATGAAATTTGTTTAG